TTGCACACCTTATTTCATATAAGCCTTAATTTGAGATCCAGTGGATTACAAACAAAGTTTGAAACATGAGATTTTCTACTTTAAGTCATTGGAAAATTTAGAAAGCGTAATtaaattgcattgcaaacaatTTGCTACTACAATACAACAATTGACCAAATATAtggtaaaaaaaagttaagcgAAATTGAGGCTTCAATGGTGTAAGCCaagggtcggcaacctacggcccgcgggccggatccggcccgccatgcgaaatcgtccggcccgagacatattaataagttatcacaagaatacggctcgccgtttcttattgagtttcaaactgcagtgttagcactgtttgaaaaaattgtggtattgttacgccataagtacgtcgtactagtctattgttacgccataaatctggtgcgaaggcggtagactagtATCTCGAACTAAGTACGAGATACTAGTGAGTACGTGGACGCCAATACCATtcccgaaaaatttcaaatggaccttcttgaaatgcaatgcagtgacgaattgaaggcaaaatttcatacaaaagGCACATCGCTGcttaacttttacaaaaagtacgTTCTTgcaagtggtctttatcccagcttgaccaacaatgcaaaaaaatggTATCGAtgtttggtagcacgtacatatgtgaacaaatgttttcaacaatgaaattcacgaagagcaagctaagatcacgcatttcGGACGcccatttagaaaatgttctggttcttgcttcatctgacttgtcaccagatgttgaaaaactttcacaaagcaagcagcatcaagtgtcacattaatgctgtgttgttgaagtgtgaatacataccggtatactgtattttgctctttttgtgattggtatgattCAGATTGCAGCAATATagcgtaatatactgaagtgagtgtgaattatagtattaatgaaaattccggcccgccaaagagttgtacactcgacatttggcccgtgactagcaaaaggttgccgacccctggtgTAAGCTGTCACGCTAAAATCTGTCTCTGAATGCGTTGGTTATTTTCGAATCTGATGTACTGTTCACACTGGCATTACAAATGTGAGTTACCATTTATGTGAAGTATTGCTGTATATCcattatattacattaaaagAAAATCTCAAACTTAATTTTGCATCTACAGAATATCCAAGGTTACCTGGAAAGTCTTTTGAAGCCCGTTTTGATCTGTTCTGCTGATCCTGACAGTCGAATGCGATACTTTGCCTGCGAGTCACTTTATAATATTGTGAAGGTGGCCAGAGCTGACACGTTGCCTTATTTCAGTGAACTATTTGACGCTTTAAGCAAGGTGGCTAAATTATTTTGGATATATCCATAGCCTACGATACAGAGACTtgacatttattttatttgcaactttattacatttttttagGACTTTATAATTTGACCAATAAACTGCCTTCGTCTGTTTCAGCTTTCGGCAGACCAAGATCCCAATGTTAGAAATGGATCCGATTTACTCGATCGCCTGCTAAAGGTAATAAATTACTGATTTAGATTCTCTTTGAACCTCAAGATGAAGTTTATTTGCTCCGCTTGctatattgttgtttttaatttttgaccaTTACCGATACttgttgtcattttttcatttgttgtgTTATTCTTAGCAAATGTATCTGAGTATGTGCGTTTTGTTTTCAGGACATTGTTACGGAATCTCGTGTCTTTGACGTAGCCACGTTTGTTGTGCTTCTGCGCGATCGCCTTTACACAAAGAATCAATATACACGAAGGTTTCTTGTACAGTGGCTCACATGTGTGATGTCTATCCCGGAAACTGATATTCTTGCATTTTTGCCGGAGTTTTTGGACGCTCTCTTTCCAATCCTTGACGATTCAAGCAAAGAAATACGTACCATGTAATGAAATGTGATACTTCTTGTAATTAGGGCTGTGGTGTTAGTGGGGACTCACATTCCACAAGactaaaattttgtaatttactttTGTACAGTTAAGTAGAACAGGTGTATACACACTTCACAAAGTGCAAATATGTTCCACGGTGGATTAAGTTTTACCAATATAGTCCAACCACAGTTTAACAATCATTTACCCTGATATATAGGAATTTGTGAAAGATAATTTTCTATGTGTATcctatatatacataaaactgttttataCACAGTAtctaaaagtatgaaaaagtGCAGATTGTTTAAAACACTAAACACAGTGTTAATGTGACAGGTGTCAATCCACTCTTGGTGAGTTTCTTTCTCGCATTGAGAAGAATCCGGAAAAAGTTGACTTTAACAGTTTGGTCAACATTGTGGTTACTCATTCGCAATCAACAGGTAAAATGAATGAGAtgataaatataataaaaggtgaggtaaaaaacgttttgtatCGAATTTACGATCATATTAGCAATGTTTTAAAAGCTATTTATGACGATAATAATATTCATATACTGGtataataatattacaaacGTATTCTATTTAAAATCGTTTTGAGTCGAATTTCTGATGTTACACATATACATATAAATACGTTGAATGTTTTAATGCTTGTTTACATTTTCACTGAAATTCATTTGAACATTTCTTGACTTATAAATACCCACAACCTAACATTTTCCTTCAAAGAGAATTTGAGTTATAGTGTGTTATATGTTAATATGTGCTATGGTATTGCTACCAACTCTGAGTGATAAGAATGTTATCAAAGAGGCAGCTCCAATAATACTGGAAAATATTGCAGATGCATTGATTAAGGAAACAGCATTACTGTGGGTTTATCGTCTCGTTATATTGGCCGGCTCTGTCATCCTTGGTTACACGTCAGGAATATTGGGTGCTATTCTCCCAACGTTAGCATATGAAGAatcaacaattaaaaatatccttttttgattttagcatattcttgttttattattcttCATCTTGTGCATTTCTTGACGCTTAAACTAAGGTTTTATTAGTGCACATCACTAgcaatttaaatcaatttccaataaattatgtaaatttCCCAGCTTTTTGTGTTGCTTGATAATTAGTAGTTTAAAGTGGTCACATCAATGGTCTATTTTGATAGACTAAAATTATTGGCTTAGTGTTTAACTTGTGAGTTGTGACGTTTTGGCAAAAGATTCAATTCCTGGCTTTAATTCCTTAATAATTTGACACATGTTCGTGAAACTGCCAAGCGGGCCAACCAAGCTCTTATGAATCTCATAACACACGATTATGATAAGAAAGAGGATAACAATAAGAGGTATAGAATCAATGTGATTCAAACCTTATTGcattttacagtaaaatgtgaaatactaTGGTTGTTTTTGCTGGTACTAAATAAAGTTAAGAAAGTTTATGAAGAAGTTACTATTATTGATGCCCATGCTAAACTgttgattgttttttgtttttgacttttttgtttttgtttcaagattgattgattaatACTGGTCAATGAAAAGGttcttaatttattttagtcaGTTCTTTTTCCTAAACCCTTACATTTATACGTTTTCTTGATTTTATTAAGCTCTCTGCTGCCTCTGGTAGAAATGGTGGAAGTGTTTTCCAGTCATCTTCGCCACAAATCAACGTCAACAAAGTGTGCCGTGATTCGATGGATTACTCACTTGCTTGTGCAAACTCCTTATAGCGTGAGTTGTAGAAATATGTCAGTTGTAAAAAGTACAAATTAATTATGGGTATTTACGTGATGATTTGAGTGTTGAGATAGTTTATATTGCTGTTAACatcttaaaattaaattaattgctCTTAGGTTGAACAAGATTTGTTTTGGTAGACTTAATACAAGTTTTCAATATCATAAGAAAAATTTGGTACCGTATGTAAATCATCgtaaaattattgaaaaaattatctGTACATAAATACTTTGAATCGGAATgtgttatttcatttttctaAACTAAATATACCATTATGATAACTTCACCTTCCACTGTTAAGATAAGCTAACAATTACTTATCAAAGAACATCTGCACGATATGAATTGGGAACTTAGTTTTGAAAATTCTTAATAATTTCTTAGATATTCGAACATATCGAGAAAATTTTTCCTGCAGTGATGAAAATGTTAGCTGATCCGGCCGATGACGTGAGTTTTATAACTTAATCGGAAACTTATATCGCTTGGTTTGAGTGtgttttctttaattgttataatgtttaatttttgcaaatttctgcTTTCATGATTAGTCATTAAATTGTACAGGTTGTAATTTTAACGCTTGAATGCCTCTCGGAGATAGCGTCCTCCCCGGCTGGCCCACCAATGGAAAGAAAGATGTCGGTAGCAAGCAGAGTCTCCGGTACGTGCGAGACGTGCATTGTGTACAGGATATGAAAATtcttgtattttaaatttcattttgagaTAACAGGGTCACAAAAACCTGGGTTAACCAGTGTTTAAAAGACCTTTGAGTTTTCACATTTAAGTAAGTGCAACTGCTTTCTGATCTATCTCAGATTCGAGAATTGTTTTGATTACAAACATCGCTTGCCatgttgtatattttataCATAAGAATTAATGATATCGAAGTAAGACATAAACATCATATTTTCTAGTTCTATCGTCACCCCATGGGTCAAACCAGCCACTTGTTCTCAACACATActtcaataaatttataagCCATCTGATTCATATGTTTCGTACCGACGTTAATCTTTTAGAAGCTCGAAGTTCGTTTATCATCAGGTGAGCAACATGCTTTGCAATGCAGTTGTCTTATCAACGtaaacaaatttctttgtGAAGTGTTGTGTGTGTTGTTCCGTACGTAACTAATTGGCTCTCTTGCTTTTCTTAGTAATGTATTTTTGGCTGCAAATTGCATGCAATGATCCCTTGGTTTATTTTTCCTTACTATTTTACCCACAGGCAAATACTGCAGAGTGGAGAATATAGTGTTAAAAAGTAAACTGATGGTTATGGTCAACACGTTACTCCTATATCCTTAACTACACCAGTTAAACTTATTGACTTAGCCTTAAAACACGTTATATCTAAGAGATACTTTTCCAGGCAGCTATGCACAGTGTTGAACGCAGAGAATGTCTTCCGAGCGATCGGTGAAGCGCTTGATCAAGGCAAGGAGGCGGAGGAAGATCCTCGTTTTTGCTCCCACGCTGTGAAGAAGTTGAACAGCATCCTCATCACTTCGACCGAACTCGAAGAACTCCGCGAGACGTTGAAGAATGACATATGCCAGGTGATGTTTTAATCGAGTTAAATCAATGctcttcaaactttttagggtcAGGGAAGCTGTGGtatactttttgaaatgttatgGAACCCCctttaataaaaggtttaaaaaacaagttgaaacaagtatgaaaagcaaaatttgtaaatacaGTACCTCACAAAGTCACGTTATCAGCTTTTTATAACTATCCATTAACCAGGcgatgttttagttgagttaaGCGCAATAATAATTTGGCGATATgtgaaaatggaaaaattaaattgcaaTGGCTTAATGCTGTGCTCAGGCAAATTTTGAGGCCATTTGAgttattgaaatttttaagTGAAGTGAAGTTGAGTTAATGAGATTCTACTGTGAAACTATTGacttattttcaaaacattaaatcaatgaaagtgaaaaaacaaacttcaaacacaaaaacaaactttaataGTCACATTTAGGCCCTAAGAAGGACATAATATAATTGTACTGCTTATATCATTCATATTTCCTGCCAAAAAAGCTGATAATTCCATCAGGAATTACTTGAGTAACACTTTTGATATAATTACAGGAAAACAGTCAGTTATTTTGCTGTTTATACAAAAGTTGGTGCCACAACCCAGTTGCATCCGTTACACTCTGTTTGCTCACGCAAAACTACAGACACTGTTGCCGCTTGTTTCACAAGTTGTATCCTTTTCACGCATCTAGGTGCAAAGTTTCTGTTAGAGTAAATTAATCCTAGGAACCAGATAGTCCTTTGCTGTTTTATATTCATCAGTTGAATATGATTCAAATATTGTATTAAATTACTCTCTGCTTTCAAGTATAATTTGCTATGGAAAGTGACACCTCATAGATTTCCTTAACAAGTATTTTTCACAAAGTTCTGATTTTAACCTTGACGTTGAACTTCTCATTGAACTTGACAAACTAGTTCACTTGCTTGAGTCGCCAATATTTGCATGTAAGTGCTTTTGCTGTGTTTGATATACTGTAGTAGTATAACATAATCCATTGTTATATTTAAAGACTTCTACCTAACTATAGTTTAGTGCTATTTTGTAACTAACTTTTCTAGTTTTTGGTTAACTAAAGACATTTAAACAGCTACCCGTTAAATTTGCTACATGTTCAATCCATGTTccactttttcgtttctttcaGATTTAAGGCTGCAACTTTTAGAAGTTCCTTGCCGGCAATTTCTCATAAAATCTCTTTACTCCTTGCTCATGCTTCTTCCACAAAGCAGGTCATTTGACACCCTGCATCAACGTTTGAACTGTGTGCCTAGCAGTCATCTGCTGCCACCCCTACCAGGGTAAGACGTCTTGATCGTTACTTCTCACAAACGTATTTTTATTGTAGAGCTATTGAGTtctgattttttttcttctgttACAGGATAATGTTACTTGTAATGTAACAAAAGCGGTCATATTAAAggatatatttaaaaatgttataatattacaacaaaaaatggtaTAAGTATGTAACAAGGCAAAATACATTGCTATTAACTAACTTGTGAGACAACCTCTAATCCATTAATATGTCTTTTTGAACAGGGAAAATGCTGTACCTCATGAGGGGAACCACCTCAAAGAGGTCAATTTCGACGAATTATTTGATCATTTCGTCCAAGTCCAAACCAAGCACGCCGCGTTTAAACGAACTAAAAGAATCCAGGCGACTTCATCTTCAATCTGAAGTTAAAAGTTCGTCAAATTGCACCTTTCTGCCTTTAAAGTATGATGTTTTGTGGATCCAGTGCATTCAATTTAAATGTCATAATATTGCTTGAAACCTATTTTTGTCGAACATTGTTAGATGTTGTTTATTCATACACTTAACTGTTATAAGTCTCAATtattgaattttttgcaaaattttcttagGAAATCTAGAcgttgtttgttgttgataGTTTCTCCAACCATTTAATTTACCtgcttcatttttttaaataatatacTAAGAATTTATGTGAAGCCTGTTCTTGCTTAAATAAAGCGTTTTAGTTTGTGCACTGCAGTAAATGGTTTCTGTGCTTGATAGTTATTCTGTTATAAGCCATTAATGGTATAATAATGCCATTTTtaaatcattaatttttaCCAGCTGCCTACAATATGATAACAGCAGGAACGTATTAACATATCAAATACGTATGAAGATATTGACTGGTCTAATtgacttttttattggttgtttagtgattattcaccaaaaactgagtattttgtttgaaaaattagaTGTTAAATGTTATCCCACCTCAGGCTTATAATTCAGGGTATAATTTGTTGTATACGGTTTTGCATTTGTCGTGTTGTGTCTGTATCGTCCTGTTATTGTGGTTTCTGTGCTGCCAGTACTACTCCAGTAAACCTAGGTCCTAGGTTTTCAATCTGTAAGTGGTTCACGTTTGTTTTGCTCGTTTGTAATCCAAGCATCTGTAGCAAAATCTCCCTCTTTCTGAGGGAGTAGAAATTTTTTCCTTAACGTTTTTATGTCGTAAATAGCGGTGCTGTGTCTTGTAACTGGCTTCCTTAGCAAATTCCCCGAATATGAGAGGAAAAATTCATTGTTTTTCGGCTCTACTACTATTTAATTGCGAAATAATGCAGTGAattcaaatcaaaataattcTTTGCAAGCGTTGTCGTTGTTGTGAAATATCCACTATACTTACGTGCAATAAATAGGCAAGATTGTTTCTCATCTGTCAGTGTGTTGTTAATTTGATGTTGGGAACTGTTAGCATTTTAACTTTGCATTTTGGGAACTGTTAGCATTTTAACAACTGTAAGCAATTTACTCGCCGTTTGTTGGCGttctcaaatatttttaaccaaCTAACaattgttaataattaattaaagcaCTAAGTGCTCGGGTGATCTCACTGGTACTCGGGACAAACTGAATGACTCAGTTAATATCACTCTCACACTTTGCACCTTAAAATCAATATTAGCTCCTAAAGTCAAACACAAGGACCATTTCACTCTTATTAAAATTCTACAAAGGCAAAAGTCTTTAGGTGTAAGCTTGGACTACAAAGAAGATAATAATCCGCCCAagtgtttttcaacttattgTGACTGTCACAAAAGATCGACCGGTAGGAAAACACTTGGGATATTCAGTTGGGTGTTGAAGTTATCCGCGTGAAATGACTACAGGCCACGTTACGGTCAGTGAAGCCAGTGAAACAATTACAAGCCAGGACTTCGTTGACCGACATTCAATCAATCTAAAAAGTAGCTGAAACCCCGATTGACGACAACATCGGGTTATTTGATCTTCAGCCAGTGGAcgactttgtttcttttacCGCTTTGTTATCGGCGACCGGGCCcattcaaacaattgaataaTTTCTTCGAACCACTAGACAAGCGTGCCCTATGGAATAACGACAATGAAGATAATGTCTCATATCTAAGCAAACGCTAACAAGAAGACAGGAAGGTTCAGATAACATTTCGGTTGTATTTCTGGTATTTAATTGATTGTTAACATAGTCGAGATCACGCAGTTATTTCAATagcaaacaatgaaaattgttaaCCAAGTTTAGCGACGAACAGTCGGCTTACGACAATGCACATAGATACATGATAAACATGACGCTATGTTGTGCTTGCAGACGCATGCCTGGTGTGTTTTAagagttttttttaaagcgtAGATGTAATTCTAGCCTATACACACAGTCGTTCGTTAACGTTTTTCTGCCCAGGAAGTTAGATAGCTGTGCGTTTGTCGGAATCTACAACGTTACGGGTTTTAAGTGTTTTCTTAGACATTACATTAATAGACATCAAGGGAGATTGCAAGGAGGCCTGAGGTAGGTCATAATCGTTCGTGTTTGCTTCTGCTGATAAACAAAATTGATTGAACGACgcgattttctttttattagcCGTGTATACCGCAAACCACGACGATACGGAAGAAATAGCAACGCAAAACGCTTTTTGATTTCAGCCAACCGCAGCCTATATCCTTTGTTACTTAATCTCGTCGTAGCCGAATTACcgacttgttttgttttggctCCACAGAAATTATTcttatttgctttgtttgtttaagttgTTGTCAAATTTTCCATGGACGTTTCACCACAAATATCTTAGGCGTCAAAAGTTGAGAACTTAAGAGGTTTTGACATGGCAACGTTAAGTTCTTCCTCGGCGGTAAGTTCAAATCCATCTCTACCCAACTTTGACCTTTTCGCGAAATTAAGATTCGAATCGGAGAAGTCAAGCTTCTTACGCCGAAGTCAGCTTTTCAAACTGCCAGAAAAGGCTCCCACTTATGACGTATGGAAACTTCAGCCCCCGAATTTCAACCCCCAAGTTTTCGAACCCGCTCCAGTGGAACGAAACTCAAAGGAGGCGGTGAAACCCTGGATCTACGACCAGTACACATCTTACACTGTGGGTAGCGCCCCCAACGCCAGAGAAAGGAGGCGAAACGACAAACGAAAAATGGATTTTTTCAATGAACTGGAAAAGGCAGCAGCTGAAAAGCAGCAGAGAGCTCAAACCTGTGGCGATTTCCGGTCAAGATCGGATGCAATGAGACTACGGTTCAAGATACCTGATCCTCATCAAACCAGAGTGGATTTTGTGAGGAGAGGGATGTACAAGCCGGGAGTTTATGAAATGCCGCAGCCTCATGACTTCAGACAAGTAAGTTGAAAGTGTTGTCGGCTGCTGATTTCGACGTGACGTGAAAAAATTT
The Clavelina lepadiformis chromosome 4, kaClaLepa1.1, whole genome shotgun sequence DNA segment above includes these coding regions:
- the LOC143452521 gene encoding protein VAC14 homolog; this translates as MTAQALSPSIIRMLHDKLYEKRKVAALEIEKLVRGYANNGNNAEIQRIVTILAGEFSQAQNANSRKGGLIGLAACAIALGNQNIQGYLESLLKPVLICSADPDSRMRYFACESLYNIVKVARADTLPYFSELFDALSKLSADQDPNVRNGSDLLDRLLKDIVTESRVFDVATFVVLLRDRLYTKNQYTRRFLVQWLTCVMSIPETDILAFLPEFLDALFPILDDSSKEIRTMCQSTLGEFLSRIEKNPEKVDFNSLVNIVVTHSQSTDALIKETALLWVYRLVILAGSVILGYTSGILGAILPTLAYEESTIKNVRETAKRANQALMNLITHDYDKKEDNNKSSLLPLVEMVEVFSSHLRHKSTSTKCAVIRWITHLLVQTPYSIFEHIEKIFPAVMKMLADPADDVVILTLECLSEIASSPAGPPMERKMSVASRVSVLSSPHGSNQPLVLNTYFNKFISHLIHMFRTDVNLLEARSSFIIRQLCTVLNAENVFRAIGEALDQGKEAEEDPRFCSHAVKKLNSILITSTELEELRETLKNDICQENSQLFCCLYKSWCHNPVASVTLCLLTQNYRHCCRLFHKFSDFNLDVELLIELDKLVHLLESPIFAYLRLQLLEVPCRQFLIKSLYSLLMLLPQSRSFDTLHQRLNCVPSSHLLPPLPGENAVPHEGNHLKEVNFDELFDHFVQVQTKHAAFKRTKRIQATSSSI
- the LOC143452522 gene encoding uncharacterized protein LOC143452522 — encoded protein: MATLSSSSAVSSNPSLPNFDLFAKLRFESEKSSFLRRSQLFKLPEKAPTYDVWKLQPPNFNPQVFEPAPVERNSKEAVKPWIYDQYTSYTVGSAPNARERRRNDKRKMDFFNELEKAAAEKQQRAQTCGDFRSRSDAMRLRFKIPDPHQTRVDFVRRGMYKPGVYEMPQPHDFRQYPPLKSLGLPEFITDYEHDCLGLKCKTAGLSTLNGPQAYVLRQVEVRKKSEYEMSRPLKWDKQLVLPKVHFPNKIAAYTRHRRTDRSARSAYLERAESMMEKRRKEVEEFQRTRLSKFEES